From Montipora foliosa isolate CH-2021 chromosome 6, ASM3666993v2, whole genome shotgun sequence, a single genomic window includes:
- the LOC138007367 gene encoding adhesion G-protein coupled receptor D1-like isoform X2: MQQRRKVIKLFFLAAQVILCISLCHKGPEVRSERWFNIPGSKVSDHTTSPVFHRQADRVSYLSCFKETVPMASNYLGRYRSYLLPNETGNFTFFTFCDDTCQLFLSSGINPRNKRLIINQTQNVGKASKNCCRTEELKSFQISLPHLVYLKENKAYYIEVLIKNGIGDGRVSVGMQTPSGKIKLPISKENLIKSITKEYIPDKYCAKAGDSRYPDYIVDCNEFPDSVKVDKAIAILKELQALVENKMNPSPDFLLQIMETAAKRTSALLESLNDSFVEENVNRSNRGFEIAREVEKLGESIASRIPNASKTIAVNYSSIYMEASKREDRFVFVAKSSKTKESGLQDSITITLGNTSASNNTTIQGMAYFFSAFYKNLEKAIQHNISHVHGENPSSKPKRYFLNSKIISGAVSRPSNESFQGEVAIQLRHTKYRSLEKMTMQCVFWRYSNRSNDSAGVWSSEGCYKDAHLSNDQATVCRCNHLTHFAILMQVTDDPEVIVLGKSHRKALEIITYVGCGLSLLGEVLTILTLTFLKLTRSETSMIHLNLVVALATAQIIFLTGIEATQNKAACKIVAVLLHYFNLVSFTWMLTEGIWLYVMIVRVFENGHSRIKKYCACAWGIPFVFVVITLSASFDGYGTETSCWLSVQKGTIWSFVVPVLLIAVANSIILGMVMREILRLNEPTTKENLKYQSVRSGVQSAIVLLPLLGITWIFGILTFNNETVAFQYLFALFNSLQGFFIFLFHCLLNSEVRRVFHSKKKIWSESRDILQTNSLSPQNYNDISKETVSSRSMRPGSGGSTASNLTQKPST, encoded by the exons ATGCAACAAAGGAGAAAAGTTATCAAATTGTTTTTCCTTGCGGCACAG GTCATTTTATGCATCTCCTTGTGCCACAAAG GACCAGAAGTGCGATCAGAGAGATGGTTTAATATCCCTGGCTCGAAAGTCTCAGACCACACCACCAGTCCAGTTTTTCATAGACAAGCGGATAGAGTCAGCTATCTTTCTTGCTTCAAGGAAACTGTTCCTATGGCATCCAACTATCTAGGAAGATATCGCTCATATTTACTGCCAAATGAAACGGGAAATTTCACATTCTTCACATTTTGTGACGACACTTGCCAATTGTTTTTAAGCAGCGGAATTAACCCTCGAAATAAACGGCTGATTATAAATCAAACCCAGAATGTGGGAAAAGCATCAAAGAATTGCTGCAG AACTGAGGAATTGAAGAGCTTTCAGATATCACTTCCTCACTTAGTCTACCTCAAAGAGAATAAAGCCTACTACATCGAAGTTCTAATAAAAAATGGTATAGGCGATGGCCGAGTGAGCGTTGGAATGCAAACGCCTAGTGGCAAAATAAAGCTTCCAATTTCTAAGGAAAATTTGATAAAAAGCATCACTAAAGAAT ATATTCCAGACAAGTATTGCGCAAAAGCAGGAGATTCAAGGTATCCCGATTACATTGTAGACTGCAACGAGTTTCCTGACTCCGTCAAG GTTGACAAGGCAATAGCCATATTAAAAGAGTTGCAAGCTCTTGTTGAGAACAAAATGAATCCTTCACCTGATTTCCTGCTTCAGATAATGGAG ACAGCTGCAAAGAGGACCAGTGCGCTGCTGGAAAGTTTGAATGATTCCTTTGTGGAGGAAAATGTGAATCGATCAAATCGAGGTTTTGAAATTGCAAGAGAAGTGGAAAAACTAGGTGAAAGTATAGCCTCGCGGATCCCCAACGCCTCTAAGACAATAGCAGTGAATTACTCAAGTATAT ATATGGAAGCAAGCAAAAGAGAAGATAGATTTGTCTTTGTTGCAAAGTCAtccaagacaaaggaaagtggattaCAAGACAGCATAACAATAACTCTTGGAAATACTTCAGCAA GCAATAACACAACCATTCAAGGAATGGCATACTTCTTCTCGGCGTTTTACAAGAATCTGGAAAAAGCAATTCAACACAACATCAGTCATGTCCATGG AGAAAATCCGTCAAGCAAGCCAAAGAGATACTTTCTGAACAGCAAGATAATTTCAGGAGCGGTATCTCGACCTTCAAACGAGTCCTTTCAGGGCGAAGTGGCTATTCAATTAAGGCATACCAAG TACCGAAGCCTGGAGAAGATGACAATGCAGTGTGTCTTCTGGCGGTATTCAAACAG GTCAAATGATTCAGCTGGCGTTTGGTCCTCTGAAGGATGTTACAAGGACGCACATTTGTCAAATGATCAAGCCACTGTGTGTCGCTGCAATCACTTGACTCATTTTGCAATACTCATGCAAGTTACGGATGATCCAGAG GTTATTGTTCTGGGTAAATCACACAGGAAGGCGCTAGAAATCATCACCTATGTCGGCTGTGGATTGTCCTTACTGGGAGAAGTCCTGACAATTTTAACCCTCACCTTCTTAAA GTTGACCAGATCGGAGACAAGCATGATTCACCTTAACCTTGTTGTAGCCTTGGCAACGGCGCAGATTATTTTTCTAACTGGGATTGAAGCTACACAGAATAAG GCAGCTTGTAAGATCGTGGCGGTTCTTCTTCATTATTTTAATCTGGTATCATTCACCTGGATGCTGACAGAGGGGATCTGGCTGTACGTTATGATAGTCCGAGTCTTTGAAAACGGACACAGCAGAATTAAGAAATACTGTGCTTGCGCTTGGG GAATCCCATTTGTGTTCGTTGTCATTACTTTATCAGCAAGTTTTGACGGATATGGCACAGAGACAAG CTGCTGGTTATCTGTACAAAAGGGGACCATTTGGAGCTTCGTTGTGCCAGTTCTGTTAATTGCTGTG GCAAATTCCATCATACTAGGAATGGTGATGAGGGAAATACTTCGACTGAACGAACCAACAACAAAAGAGAATTTGAAATATCAATCCGTAAG GTCAGGTGTTCAATCTGCCATTGTACTGTTACCGTTACTTGGAATCACGTGGATATTTGGAATACTGACGTTTAACAATGAAACAGTAGCATTCCAGTATTTGTTCGCCCTATTTAACTCGTTGCAG ggattttttattttcctgtttcactgcCTTCTCAATTCAGAG GTGAGAAGAGTATTCCACTCGAAAAAGAAGATTTGGTCCGAGTCACGTGACATCTTGCAAACGAATTCTCTGTCGCCACAAAACTACAATGACATTTCCAAGGAAACGGTATCCTCTCGGAGCATG CGGCCAGGATCAGGAGGCTCTACAGCTTCTAATTTGACACAGAAACCATCT